A window of Piliocolobus tephrosceles isolate RC106 chromosome 13, ASM277652v3, whole genome shotgun sequence contains these coding sequences:
- the SLC37A4 gene encoding glucose-6-phosphate exchanger SLC37A4: MAAQGYGYYRTVIFSAMFGGYSLYYFNRKTFSFVMPSLVEEIPLDKDDLGLITSSQSAAYAISKFVSGVLSDQMSARWLFSSGLLLVGLVNIFFSWSSTVPVFAALWFLNGLAQGLGWPPCGKVLRKWFEPSQFGTWWAILSTSMNLAGGLGPILATVLAQSYSWRSTLALSGALCVVVSFLCLLLIHNEPADVGLRNLDPTPSKGKKGSLKEESTLQELLLSPYLWVLSTGYLVVFGVKTCCTDWGQFFLIQEKGQSALVGSSYMSALEVGGLVGSIAAGYLSDRAMAKAGLSIYGNPRHGLLLFMMAGMTVSMYLFRVTVTSDSPKLWILVLGAVFGFSSYGPIALFGVIANESAPPSLCGTSHAIVGLMANVGGFLAGLPFSTIAKHYSWSTAFWVAEVICAASTAAFFLLRNIRTKMGRVSKKAE; the protein is encoded by the exons ATGGCAGCCCAGGGCTATGGCTATTATCGCACTGTGATCTTCTCGGCCATGTTTGGGGGCTACAGCCTGTATTACTTCAATCGCAAGACCTTCTCCTTTGTCATGCCATCATTGGTGGAAGAGATCCCTTTGGACAAGGATGATTTGG GGCTCATCACCAGCAGCCAGTCAGCAGCTTATGCTATCAGCAAGTTTGTCAGTGGAGTGCTGTCTGACCAGATGAGTGCTCGCTGGCTCTTCTCTTCTGGGCTGCTCCTGGTTGGCCTGGTCAACATATTCTTTTCCTGGAGCTCCACAGTACCTGTCTTTGCTGCCCTCTGGTTCCTTAATGGCCTGGCCCAGGGGCTGGGCTGGCCCCCGTGTGGGAAGGTCCTGCGGAAG TGGTTTGAGCCATCTCAGTTTGGCACTTGGTGGGCCATCCTGTCAACCAGCATGAACCTGGCTGGAGGGCTGGGCCCTATCTTGGCAACCGTCCTCGCCCAGAGCTACAGCTGGCGCAGCACGCTGGCCCTGTCTGGGGCACTGTGTGTGGTTGtctccttcctctgtcttctgcTCATCCACAATGAACCTGCTGATGTTGGACTCCGCAACCTGGACCCCACACCCTCTAAGGGCAAGAAGG GCTCCTTGAAGGAGGAGAGCACCCTACAGGAGCTGCTGCTGTCCCCTTACCTGTGGGTGCTCTCCACTGGTTACCTTGTGGTGTTTGGAGTAAAGACCTGCTGTACTGACTGGGGCCAGTTCTTCCTTATCCAGGAGAAAGGACAGTCAGCCCTTGTGG GTAGCTCCTACATGAGTGCCCTGGAAGTTGGGGGCCTTGTAGGCAGCATCGCAGCTGGCTACCTGTCAGACCGGGCCATGGCAAAG GCGGGACTGTCCATCTACGGGAACCCTCGCCATGGCCTGTTGCTGTTCATGATGGCTGGCATGACAGTGTCCATGTACCTCTTCCGGGTAACAGTGACCAGTGACTCCCCCAAG CTCTGGATCCTGGTATTGGGAGCCGTATTTGGTTTCTCCTCGTATGGTCCCATTGCCCTGTTTGGAGTCATAGCCAACGAGAGTGCCCCTCCCAGCTTGTGTGGCACCTCCCACGCCATTGTGGGACTCATGGCCAATG TGGGCGGCTTTCTGGCTGGGCTGCCCTTCAGCACCATTGCCAAGCACTACAGCTGGAGCACAGCCTTCTGGGTGGCTGAAGTGATTTGTGCAGCCAGCACAGCTGCCTTCTTCCTCCTACGAAACATCCGCACCAAGATGGGCCGAGTGTCCAAGAAGGCTGAGTGA